In Chloroflexota bacterium, the following are encoded in one genomic region:
- a CDS encoding pyruvate dehydrogenase complex E1 component subunit beta — protein MAEISYREALRDALIEEMDQDPDVFVMGEEVGVFQGAYKVTEGLLDRFGEKRVIDTPIAEEGFVGLGAGAAMTGLRPVVELMTINFGMVAMDQIANHAAKISYMFGGRLKCPMVIRAPGGGGQQLTAQHSHSLDVWFAYIPGLKVVAPAVPADAKGLLKTAIRDDNPVMFLEHLALYNSKGVVPEGEHTVPFGEADVKRVGSDVTLIAHSRMVLFALQAAAQLSEEGISVEVIDLRSIRPFDVETLVHSVQKTNHCVIAEEEHRSFGVNAEVAATIYEEAFDHLDAPIARVGGVEVPMPYSKPLEQAVIPSPEKIVDAVRTTLNA, from the coding sequence ATGGCAGAAATTTCATACCGGGAAGCCCTGCGCGATGCCCTGATTGAGGAAATGGACCAAGACCCGGACGTCTTCGTCATGGGTGAAGAGGTCGGTGTCTTTCAGGGCGCATACAAAGTCACCGAGGGCCTGCTGGACCGCTTTGGCGAAAAGCGCGTCATCGACACTCCGATCGCGGAAGAAGGATTCGTCGGATTAGGCGCTGGCGCAGCAATGACGGGCCTCCGCCCCGTCGTCGAACTCATGACGATCAACTTCGGCATGGTGGCGATGGACCAGATCGCGAATCATGCCGCCAAGATCAGCTATATGTTCGGCGGCAGGCTCAAGTGCCCCATGGTCATTCGCGCTCCCGGCGGCGGCGGCCAACAGCTCACGGCCCAGCATTCGCACAGCCTTGACGTGTGGTTCGCATACATCCCCGGCTTGAAAGTAGTCGCGCCGGCCGTGCCTGCCGATGCCAAGGGCCTGCTTAAGACGGCTATCCGTGACGACAACCCGGTAATGTTCTTGGAGCATCTGGCCCTCTACAACAGCAAGGGCGTGGTGCCGGAGGGTGAGCACACCGTTCCCTTTGGGGAAGCGGATGTGAAGCGTGTCGGCAGCGACGTCACCCTGATCGCGCACTCGCGGATGGTGCTCTTTGCACTGCAGGCCGCCGCCCAACTGAGCGAAGAGGGCATAAGCGTAGAAGTTATCGACTTGCGCAGCATCCGGCCATTTGACGTGGAGACACTCGTCCACTCCGTACAAAAGACGAACCACTGTGTCATCGCGGAAGAAGAGCACCGCTCCTTTGGCGTGAACGCCGAGGTGGCCGCGACTATCTACGAAGAAGCATTCGACCATTTGGACGCTCCCATCGCACGTGTTGGCGGGGTGGAAGTGCCAATGCCTTATTCCAAACCCCTGGAGCAAGCGGTAATACCTAGTCCGGAAAAGATCGTAGACGCCGTGAGAACTACCCTCAACGCTTAG
- the pdhA gene encoding pyruvate dehydrogenase (acetyl-transferring) E1 component subunit alpha produces the protein MSQSQEPTDQVTDTELPVRDSGDLANYENDQLIDFYTSMLYVRRFEERVAEMYLRAKIGGYCHLNIGEEATVVGTLKALRKEDYFFGSYRVHGSAIVRELPHGTVMAELFGKRDGCAKGRGGSMHLVDPDRRFMGGYGIVGGSIPLSTGVSFAIKYRDSDEIVMSTFGDGATNIGAFHEALNIASLWKLPNLFICTNNQYGMGTSVARASAVTELWKKGVAYDIPGYKVNGMDVLAVYQLTKKLVEEVRRTSEPIFVECVTYRYRGHSMADAGKNYRTVDEIAEWRERDPVENFRKRLLEGEIFTQEDADDIEEAVLAKVQSAVDFAERSPFPDVADLEKFVYAEDV, from the coding sequence ATGAGCCAAAGCCAGGAACCGACAGACCAGGTTACTGACACTGAGCTCCCGGTACGCGACTCCGGCGATCTCGCCAACTATGAGAACGACCAACTTATCGACTTCTATACCAGCATGTTATACGTCAGGCGCTTTGAGGAGCGTGTGGCGGAAATGTACTTGCGTGCCAAAATCGGCGGCTACTGCCACCTAAACATCGGTGAGGAAGCCACCGTCGTCGGTACCCTTAAGGCGCTAAGAAAAGAAGACTACTTCTTCGGTAGTTACCGTGTGCACGGCTCAGCCATAGTGCGTGAGTTGCCACACGGTACCGTTATGGCAGAGCTGTTCGGCAAGCGGGACGGTTGCGCAAAGGGCCGTGGCGGCTCGATGCACCTGGTAGACCCCGACCGCCGCTTCATGGGCGGCTACGGCATTGTGGGCGGCAGTATCCCGCTCTCCACCGGTGTCTCTTTTGCCATCAAGTACCGGGACAGCGATGAAATCGTTATGTCCACTTTTGGCGACGGCGCCACCAATATTGGGGCTTTCCACGAAGCGCTCAACATTGCCTCGCTATGGAAACTGCCAAACCTCTTCATCTGCACGAACAACCAATACGGCATGGGTACCAGCGTTGCGCGCGCTTCCGCCGTAACCGAGTTGTGGAAGAAGGGCGTGGCCTATGACATTCCCGGCTACAAAGTTAATGGCATGGACGTGCTCGCGGTGTACCAACTAACGAAGAAGCTCGTAGAAGAAGTGCGGCGCACAAGCGAGCCGATATTTGTCGAGTGCGTCACGTACCGCTATCGCGGCCACTCGATGGCGGACGCGGGCAAGAACTACCGCACCGTAGACGAAATTGCGGAGTGGCGTGAACGCGACCCGGTAGAGAACTTCCGGAAGCGCCTGCTCGAGGGCGAGATCTTCACACAGGAAGACGCCGACGACATTGAAGAAGCCGTGCTTGCCAAGGTGCAATCAGCGGTGGACTTTGCCGAGCGGAGCCCGTTCCCTGACGTGGCGGACCTGGAAAAGTTCGTGTACGCCGAGGATGTGTAG
- the dtd gene encoding D-aminoacyl-tRNA deacylase translates to MLAVVQRVREARVDVGERLVGSIGQGLVVLIAVKTGDTGEAATYIATKLATLRIFGDEAGKMNLSVQEVGGAVLIVSQFTLYGETRKGRRPSFTKSARPEEAEPLIGQVVSSLQDQGIPVACGEFGAMMQLSLSNDGPVTIILDSDDREIPRRQA, encoded by the coding sequence ATGCTGGCTGTGGTGCAACGCGTGCGTGAAGCGCGTGTGGACGTTGGAGAAAGACTTGTCGGCAGCATCGGCCAGGGGCTTGTCGTGCTCATCGCCGTGAAGACTGGCGATACGGGAGAGGCCGCAACGTATATTGCTACGAAGCTCGCCACCTTACGCATCTTTGGCGATGAAGCCGGCAAGATGAATCTCTCGGTGCAGGAGGTGGGCGGCGCAGTGCTCATTGTCTCGCAGTTCACGCTCTATGGCGAGACCCGCAAGGGCCGCCGGCCGAGCTTTACCAAGTCCGCCCGACCGGAGGAAGCCGAGCCATTGATCGGGCAGGTAGTCAGCAGTCTGCAAGACCAGGGAATACCCGTTGCTTGCGGTGAGTTTGGAGCAATGATGCAGCTATCACTCAGCAACGACGGGCCGGTTACCATCATTCTCGACTCGGACGACCGCGAGATTCCGCGCCGGCAGGCATAG
- the rpoC gene encoding DNA-directed RNA polymerase subunit beta', which produces MLDVNEFNALRIGLASPEQILSWSYGEVTKPETINYRTLKPERDGLFCERIFGPTKDYECYCGKYKRYRYKGIICDKCGVEVARSRVRRERMGHIELAASVSHIWYFKGTPSRLGQLLDISPRNLERVLYFAAYIISKVEDEAVTEALASLDEEEKDRRTQLEARTQERIQEIEEKLVTDLQDLDDAISKDDDQLDELIEQATVAEEHHVTELRDQLAEWLGGAAEYDLIVPWQENAFLAEDEVIEKKHLSSFEKASDTYINSIAERVQAEQEQLKAALPESQAALREKADDEIANAQEQMEKELTALPDFMAQKAEDLKLLQPLLILDESLYQRLTQTCEGMFEAAMGAEGLLSVLRGLDLDALASHLRDEVRSTSSQKRKKAIKRMRIVESFRRSGNRPEWMILSALPVLPPDLRPMVQLDGGRFATSDLNDLYRRVINRNNRLKKLLDLGAPEIIIRNEKRMLQEAVDALVDNGRRGRAVAGSTGHKLKSLSDLLRGKQGRFRQNLLGKRVDYSGRSVIVVGPDLRLHQCGLPKRMALELFKPFVMRTLVDSGHAATVKMAKRMVERGASEVWDALEEVTTNHPVLLNRAPTLHRLGIQAFEVVLVEGNAVQLHPLVCQAFNADFDGDQMAVHVPLSRQARAEAYDLMLSSRNLLLPADGSPVVSPTKDMVLGCYYLTSVETETNGNLEAADAKARVFNDFDEVMLAHDLGMVGLRELIKIRANPIDVPDNMENPENPFQYGDLYDATPGQVLFNRILPRALRFRPEFMDKGNLKDVVDAALRRAGPEEAIRLVDDIKEIGFHYATLSGSTIAMSDIEMPTEKLEILADADRRVALIEQQYSRGIITEQEQRDLVIRTWKQAQDNVTDAVRRNLSEGGNIHMMSASGAAKGGFEQVRQLAGMRGLMADPHGNVIPLPVRSNLREGMSVLEYFISTHGARKGLADTALRTADSGYLTRRLIDVAQDVIIREDDCGAAIGITTRAPQDRDVAESLGERVNGRFALHPIIHPATGEIIVDAGQFIDDPEAAAIDEAGLDSVQVRSPVTCQARVGVCAKCYGRDLARNAVVAEGAAVGIIAAQSIGEPGTQLTMRTFHTGGVATEDITRGLPRVEELFEARLPKGVSIISDIDGEVAIDRADVQLKVTVSSVQTFAERIAVPDGFTLLVSEGEEVAYGSVLARQEAGEDDPAADTSEEGAEIVEREIFAHVAGQVSLDDGFVTVNFEETEEREYSVPLSAYLLVRPGDKINAGDQLTEGSKNPQDVLRILGREAVQRYLVDEVQKVYRSQGVYINDKHIEVIVRQMLRRVRIEHAGDADFLPGELVDRLKFEEANKRVLAEGGEAVTAEQMLLGITKSSLQTDSFLAAASFQETTRVLTDAALEGTVDRLVSLKENVIIGKLIPAGTGIRAREEAAALRSQQAAEQAAAALFSEEEDTDVDEQEAVAASAATSAASLQEQATRFFEGGDGEEPATEASAEAPSGDAPPGEPAVEASLEAPPAEASVEEPTAEGTAEETAE; this is translated from the coding sequence ATGCTCGATGTCAACGAGTTCAACGCCCTACGCATCGGCCTAGCGTCACCGGAGCAAATCCTTAGCTGGTCCTACGGCGAAGTTACCAAGCCGGAAACGATCAACTATCGGACCTTGAAGCCGGAGCGCGATGGGCTTTTCTGCGAGAGAATTTTCGGGCCGACGAAAGACTACGAATGCTATTGCGGCAAGTATAAGCGCTACCGCTACAAGGGTATCATTTGCGATAAGTGCGGCGTGGAAGTTGCCCGGTCACGCGTACGCCGGGAGCGGATGGGCCACATCGAGCTTGCTGCCTCAGTGAGCCACATCTGGTACTTCAAGGGCACGCCCAGCCGTCTGGGCCAATTGCTCGACATATCCCCGCGCAACCTCGAGCGCGTCCTCTACTTTGCCGCGTACATCATCAGCAAAGTAGAAGATGAAGCTGTAACAGAAGCGCTCGCCAGCCTTGACGAAGAAGAGAAAGACCGGCGCACACAGCTCGAAGCGCGCACGCAAGAGCGTATCCAGGAAATCGAAGAAAAGTTGGTCACAGACCTGCAGGACCTCGACGACGCTATCTCCAAAGACGACGATCAACTGGATGAGTTGATTGAGCAGGCCACTGTGGCGGAAGAGCATCACGTCACCGAGTTACGCGATCAGCTTGCTGAGTGGCTTGGCGGCGCTGCCGAGTACGATCTCATCGTACCCTGGCAAGAAAATGCCTTTCTTGCGGAAGATGAAGTAATAGAGAAGAAACACCTAAGCAGCTTCGAAAAAGCCAGCGACACGTACATCAACAGTATCGCCGAACGCGTCCAAGCGGAGCAGGAGCAGCTCAAGGCCGCCTTGCCAGAGAGTCAAGCGGCACTGCGCGAAAAAGCGGACGATGAGATTGCCAATGCGCAAGAGCAGATGGAAAAGGAACTCACAGCGCTGCCGGACTTCATGGCGCAGAAAGCCGAAGACCTTAAGCTGTTGCAGCCGCTGCTCATCCTCGATGAGTCTCTCTATCAACGTCTCACTCAGACGTGTGAAGGCATGTTCGAGGCGGCGATGGGCGCTGAAGGGTTGCTGAGCGTGTTGCGCGGCCTCGACCTCGACGCGTTGGCAAGCCATCTGCGGGACGAAGTTCGCTCCACCTCCAGCCAGAAGCGCAAGAAGGCGATCAAGCGGATGCGGATCGTGGAGTCGTTCCGTCGTTCCGGCAACCGCCCGGAATGGATGATCCTCTCCGCGCTTCCCGTGCTCCCACCTGATTTACGGCCCATGGTCCAATTGGACGGCGGACGTTTTGCCACCAGCGATCTCAATGACCTCTATCGTCGCGTAATCAACCGCAATAACCGGTTGAAGAAACTGCTGGACCTCGGCGCACCGGAAATCATCATCCGCAACGAGAAGCGCATGCTCCAAGAAGCGGTTGACGCCCTGGTAGACAATGGACGGCGCGGTCGCGCCGTGGCAGGCTCCACCGGCCACAAGCTGAAGAGCCTCTCCGACTTGCTGCGCGGCAAGCAGGGGCGTTTCCGCCAGAATTTGCTCGGCAAGCGCGTGGACTATTCCGGCCGTTCCGTCATCGTCGTGGGCCCCGATTTGCGCCTGCACCAGTGCGGCCTTCCCAAGCGCATGGCTTTGGAGCTATTCAAGCCGTTCGTCATGCGCACGTTGGTCGATAGCGGCCATGCCGCCACCGTGAAGATGGCAAAGCGCATGGTCGAGCGCGGTGCGTCGGAGGTGTGGGACGCCTTGGAAGAGGTGACCACTAACCATCCCGTGTTGCTCAATCGCGCGCCGACTCTGCACCGTCTGGGCATTCAGGCCTTTGAAGTGGTGCTGGTGGAAGGCAACGCCGTGCAACTGCATCCGCTCGTTTGCCAAGCCTTCAATGCAGACTTCGACGGCGATCAGATGGCAGTGCACGTCCCACTTTCGCGACAAGCGCGTGCCGAAGCCTATGACCTCATGCTCTCGTCGCGCAACTTACTGCTGCCTGCCGACGGCTCACCCGTCGTCAGTCCGACGAAAGACATGGTCTTGGGTTGCTACTATCTCACCAGTGTAGAGACGGAAACCAACGGCAACCTGGAGGCTGCAGACGCCAAGGCCCGCGTCTTCAATGACTTTGACGAAGTCATGCTGGCGCATGACTTGGGAATGGTTGGACTGCGCGAACTCATCAAGATTCGCGCAAATCCCATTGACGTGCCGGATAACATGGAAAATCCTGAAAACCCGTTCCAATACGGCGACCTTTATGACGCCACACCCGGCCAGGTGCTCTTCAACCGGATTTTGCCCCGCGCTCTCCGTTTCCGGCCGGAGTTCATGGATAAGGGCAATTTGAAAGACGTGGTTGATGCGGCCCTGCGCAGGGCCGGTCCGGAGGAAGCAATCCGGCTCGTGGACGACATCAAGGAGATCGGATTCCACTACGCTACGCTCTCCGGTTCTACGATCGCCATGTCGGATATTGAAATGCCGACGGAAAAGCTGGAGATTCTCGCCGACGCCGATAGGCGGGTGGCGCTTATCGAGCAGCAGTACAGCCGCGGGATCATCACCGAACAAGAGCAGCGCGACCTCGTTATTCGCACCTGGAAACAGGCGCAAGACAACGTTACCGACGCTGTAAGAAGGAACCTGAGCGAAGGCGGCAACATTCACATGATGTCGGCCTCCGGCGCAGCCAAGGGCGGCTTCGAGCAGGTGCGGCAGTTGGCGGGCATGCGCGGCTTGATGGCCGATCCGCACGGCAACGTCATTCCACTGCCGGTGCGCTCCAACCTCCGCGAAGGCATGAGCGTGCTGGAGTACTTCATCTCGACCCACGGCGCGCGCAAGGGTCTGGCCGATACGGCCCTGCGCACGGCGGACTCCGGCTACCTGACCCGGCGTCTCATCGACGTCGCGCAGGACGTAATCATACGGGAGGATGACTGCGGCGCCGCCATCGGCATCACGACCCGCGCCCCACAAGACCGTGACGTTGCTGAGTCCCTCGGTGAGCGTGTCAACGGACGTTTCGCCCTGCATCCCATTATCCATCCCGCTACGGGCGAAATTATTGTGGACGCCGGGCAATTTATCGATGACCCAGAAGCCGCGGCGATTGACGAAGCAGGCCTGGATAGCGTGCAAGTTCGCAGTCCCGTGACGTGCCAGGCGCGGGTAGGAGTTTGCGCCAAGTGCTACGGCCGTGACCTCGCCCGCAACGCAGTCGTTGCCGAAGGCGCTGCCGTCGGTATCATCGCTGCCCAGTCCATCGGCGAGCCGGGTACGCAGCTCACTATGCGTACCTTCCACACCGGCGGCGTCGCCACCGAGGACATCACTCGTGGCCTGCCCCGTGTTGAAGAACTCTTCGAGGCGCGCCTGCCGAAAGGTGTCTCCATCATTAGCGACATCGACGGCGAGGTAGCCATCGACCGCGCCGACGTTCAATTGAAGGTCACGGTATCCTCGGTCCAGACGTTTGCCGAACGCATCGCCGTGCCGGACGGGTTCACGTTGCTCGTCTCGGAAGGCGAGGAAGTGGCATACGGCAGCGTGCTCGCCCGCCAAGAGGCAGGAGAGGATGATCCGGCGGCGGACACCTCCGAGGAAGGCGCCGAGATTGTCGAACGCGAAATCTTTGCACATGTTGCCGGTCAGGTTAGTCTCGACGATGGCTTTGTAACCGTAAACTTCGAGGAAACTGAGGAGCGCGAGTACAGCGTCCCGCTTTCCGCGTACCTGCTGGTGAGACCCGGTGACAAGATCAACGCCGGCGACCAATTGACGGAAGGATCGAAGAATCCACAGGACGTCCTTCGCATCCTCGGTCGCGAGGCAGTCCAACGCTATCTCGTGGACGAAGTCCAAAAGGTCTACCGTTCACAAGGCGTCTACATCAACGATAAGCACATCGAAGTTATCGTGCGGCAGATGCTGCGCCGCGTGCGCATTGAACATGCCGGCGATGCCGACTTCCTGCCCGGCGAACTTGTGGACCGCCTCAAATTTGAGGAGGCCAACAAGCGCGTGCTGGCGGAAGGCGGCGAGGCGGTCACCGCCGAACAGATGCTGCTGGGCATTACCAAGTCGAGCCTGCAAACAGACTCCTTCCTGGCCGCAGCGTCATTCCAGGAGACGACGCGCGTCCTCACCGACGCTGCCCTGGAAGGCACGGTGGACCGCTTAGTGAGCCTCAAAGAGAACGTCATCATCGGCAAGCTCATTCCGGCCGGCACCGGCATTCGCGCCCGCGAGGAAGCAGCGGCCTTGCGCAGTCAGCAGGCTGCGGAGCAAGCAGCCGCGGCGCTCTTCTCCGAAGAGGAAGACACCGACGTCGATGAGCAAGAGGCAGTCGCCGCGTCTGCAGCGACGTCAGCCGCTTCGCTGCAGGAGCAAGCCACACGGTTCTTCGAGGGCGGCGATGGTGAGGAACCCGCTACGGAGGCGTCTGCAGAAGCGCCCAGCGGGGATGCACCTCCTGGAGAACCCGCTGTTGAGGCTTCTCTTGAAGCCCCACCGGCTGAGGCATCTGTCGAGGAACCCACCGCAGAGGGCACAGCAGAAGAAACCGCAGAGTAG
- a CDS encoding DNA-directed RNA polymerase subunit beta, translating to MAMSGKALQQHNYGKLPEILPLPDLIELQMRSFRWFQTNGLREVFAEISPIEDFTGKNFELSFEVPENPFDRPPYDENECRKRDLTYQSPLRVRAKLLIKQTGEIKEMTVFMGDFPLMSSSGTFIYNGTERVVVSQLVRSPGVYYTRREDPSGSRYLYSAKLIPNRGAWLEFETSAKDILTVKVDKRRTIPVTALLRAVGYGSDSELYDLFRDIDTNPDHPYIATTIGGQDGAQRRDPSNSHESGLREVYKRIRPGDPVTLDNAKNLIESTFFNGRRYDLGRVGRYKLNKRLQMPTPPEVRTLTPEDLVYIVRRLIELDNSQNPPDDIDHLGNRRVRAVGELLQNQFRIGLLRMERVIKERMTLQDPATVTPAALINTRPVVAAVREFFGGSQLSQFMDQTNPLSELGHKRRLSAMGPGGLSRDRAGFDVRDVHHSHYGRICPIETPEGPNIGLIGSLASYGRVNDYGFIETPYRQVIKSLTLKGDGADLIGHTVTADIKSGDTVVIPSGTVLTDNDIAALKEANLVGTELPLRPFASMNVDGVTYLSADEEDLYNVSQANARINEVGEFVEDRVACRAGGQFLQEVPDRIDFMDVSPKQIVSVPTSLIPFLEHDDANRALMGANMQRQAVPLLTPEAPLVATGMEWKAAEDSGQVLCAAVDGIVSGATARELRLLGDDGEEHVYPLKKFERTNAATCFNQRAIVRKGERVVAGQPLADSSSTDNGQLALGQNVLCAFMFWEGGNYEDAIIISDRVVQEDLFTSVHVEKYECEARVTKLGDEEITRDIPNVAEEALRNLDEFGIVYVGAEVHPDDILVGKVTPKGETDLTGEDRLLRAIFGKDARDVKDTSKRMPAGEHGKVVAVDIIVGKGSSTNYGEMLQRAKDDNLRLISEADLSNGVNEMVRVSVASKRKLMAGDKMAGRHGNKGVVARIMPVEDMPHLADGTPVDIVLSPLGAPSRMNLGQILEAHLGWAAHELGYQAVVPVFDSAGEAEIESALESANLPRSGKAVLYDGRSGEAFDQEITVGWVYMLKLAHLVENKVHARSTGPYSLITQQPLGGKAQFGGQRFGEMEVWALEAYGAAYTLQEMLTVKSDDVHGRVKTYEAIVKGEEVLQPGIPESFKVLVKELQSLALAVEVLNENEEEIRFPEEGDTDGLPDLGGINLQGREHHE from the coding sequence ATGGCCATGAGCGGTAAAGCATTGCAGCAACACAACTATGGCAAGTTGCCGGAGATATTACCGCTACCCGACCTCATCGAACTGCAAATGCGGTCCTTCCGCTGGTTCCAAACTAATGGGCTACGAGAGGTATTTGCTGAGATTTCGCCCATCGAGGACTTTACGGGAAAGAATTTTGAACTCAGCTTCGAAGTGCCGGAAAACCCATTTGACCGGCCGCCTTACGACGAAAACGAATGCCGCAAACGTGACCTAACCTACCAATCGCCCCTTCGTGTACGAGCAAAACTGCTTATCAAGCAGACCGGCGAAATCAAAGAGATGACGGTCTTCATGGGCGACTTTCCGCTCATGAGCAGTTCCGGCACGTTTATCTATAACGGTACGGAACGCGTGGTCGTGAGCCAATTGGTGCGCTCGCCAGGGGTGTATTATACTCGCAGGGAAGACCCTTCCGGCAGCCGCTATCTCTATAGCGCCAAGCTCATCCCCAATCGCGGGGCGTGGCTGGAATTCGAAACCAGCGCCAAGGACATATTGACCGTCAAGGTGGATAAACGCCGCACCATTCCCGTGACGGCACTCCTGCGCGCCGTCGGTTACGGCTCCGATTCTGAACTCTACGACCTCTTCCGTGACATCGATACAAACCCCGATCACCCCTACATTGCCACCACCATCGGCGGGCAAGACGGTGCCCAGCGGCGTGATCCCTCCAACTCGCACGAGAGTGGCTTGCGGGAGGTATACAAGCGCATCCGACCCGGCGATCCGGTCACGCTGGACAATGCCAAGAATCTTATCGAGTCCACGTTCTTCAACGGGCGTCGGTACGACCTGGGCCGCGTCGGGCGCTACAAGCTCAACAAGCGTTTGCAAATGCCCACGCCGCCGGAAGTACGCACGCTCACACCTGAAGACCTTGTGTATATCGTCCGCAGGCTCATCGAACTCGACAACTCGCAGAATCCCCCGGACGACATCGACCACCTGGGGAACCGACGCGTGCGGGCGGTCGGCGAACTCCTGCAGAACCAGTTTCGCATCGGCCTGCTCCGCATGGAACGCGTCATTAAAGAACGCATGACGCTGCAAGACCCGGCGACCGTAACGCCGGCAGCCCTCATCAACACGCGACCGGTGGTTGCCGCCGTGCGCGAGTTCTTTGGCGGCAGCCAGCTCTCGCAATTTATGGACCAGACCAACCCCCTCTCAGAGTTGGGGCATAAGCGCCGCCTCTCTGCCATGGGACCGGGCGGCCTTTCCCGCGATCGTGCAGGCTTTGACGTGCGCGACGTGCACCACTCGCACTACGGACGCATTTGCCCGATCGAGACGCCGGAAGGTCCGAACATCGGCCTCATCGGCAGCCTCGCCAGCTATGGACGCGTCAACGATTACGGCTTCATAGAAACGCCCTATCGGCAAGTCATAAAGTCACTCACGCTCAAGGGCGATGGCGCGGACCTCATCGGCCACACAGTGACCGCAGACATTAAAAGTGGCGACACCGTTGTCATCCCATCCGGCACGGTACTAACCGACAACGACATAGCCGCCCTTAAGGAAGCCAATCTCGTGGGGACGGAGCTACCTCTGCGTCCCTTTGCCAGCATGAACGTTGACGGTGTTACGTATCTCTCTGCAGACGAGGAGGACCTGTACAACGTCTCCCAGGCAAATGCCCGGATTAACGAAGTTGGCGAGTTTGTAGAAGATCGGGTTGCCTGCCGGGCCGGCGGGCAATTCCTGCAGGAAGTTCCCGATCGCATAGATTTCATGGACGTCTCGCCGAAACAGATTGTCAGCGTACCTACGTCGCTCATTCCTTTCCTGGAGCACGACGATGCGAACCGGGCATTGATGGGCGCCAACATGCAACGGCAGGCGGTACCGCTTCTCACGCCGGAAGCGCCCCTCGTGGCCACCGGAATGGAGTGGAAAGCTGCGGAAGATTCGGGACAGGTTCTTTGCGCTGCCGTTGACGGCATTGTCAGCGGCGCTACGGCACGCGAACTTCGCTTGCTGGGCGACGACGGCGAGGAGCACGTCTATCCCCTGAAGAAATTCGAGCGCACAAACGCAGCCACCTGCTTCAATCAGCGCGCCATCGTGCGCAAAGGCGAGCGCGTGGTGGCGGGCCAGCCGCTGGCGGATAGTTCCTCGACAGACAACGGGCAACTTGCCCTAGGACAAAACGTCCTGTGCGCTTTCATGTTCTGGGAAGGCGGCAACTATGAAGACGCCATCATCATCAGCGATCGCGTGGTGCAGGAGGACCTCTTCACGTCCGTCCATGTTGAAAAGTATGAGTGCGAGGCCCGCGTAACCAAACTCGGGGACGAAGAGATTACGCGGGACATACCGAACGTTGCCGAAGAGGCTTTGCGGAACTTGGACGAATTCGGGATCGTTTATGTCGGAGCGGAAGTTCATCCCGACGACATCTTAGTAGGAAAAGTCACCCCGAAAGGCGAGACTGACCTTACGGGTGAAGATCGACTCCTGCGTGCCATCTTTGGCAAGGACGCCCGCGACGTCAAGGATACATCCAAGCGTATGCCGGCCGGCGAGCATGGCAAGGTTGTCGCCGTAGATATAATCGTTGGAAAAGGGTCAAGTACCAATTATGGGGAGATGCTGCAACGGGCAAAAGATGACAATTTGCGGTTGATTTCTGAGGCAGATTTGTCCAACGGCGTGAATGAGATGGTCCGGGTTTCTGTGGCCTCCAAGCGCAAGCTTATGGCAGGAGACAAGATGGCAGGGCGCCACGGCAACAAAGGCGTGGTTGCGCGCATCATGCCCGTGGAAGACATGCCGCATCTGGCCGACGGCACGCCGGTGGATATCGTTCTCAGCCCGCTTGGCGCTCCTTCCCGCATGAACCTCGGTCAAATCCTCGAAGCACATTTGGGGTGGGCCGCACACGAACTGGGTTACCAGGCAGTCGTGCCGGTTTTCGACAGCGCAGGCGAGGCCGAGATCGAGAGCGCACTGGAGTCTGCGAATCTGCCCAGGAGCGGCAAGGCAGTCCTTTACGACGGCCGCTCCGGCGAGGCCTTCGACCAGGAAATTACGGTGGGTTGGGTATACATGTTAAAACTCGCTCATCTTGTCGAAAACAAAGTGCACGCCCGCTCCACCGGCCCCTATTCCTTGATTACGCAACAGCCCTTAGGCGGCAAAGCGCAGTTTGGCGGCCAGCGGTTTGGCGAGATGGAGGTGTGGGCATTGGAAGCCTATGGCGCCGCCTACACATTGCAAGAGATGCTTACGGTCAAGTCCGATGACGTGCATGGCCGTGTTAAAACGTATGAAGCAATCGTAAAAGGGGAGGAAGTCCTCCAGCCCGGCATACCGGAGTCTTTCAAAGTTCTTGTCAAAGAATTGCAAAGTCTGGCTCTGGCGGTGGAGGTTCTCAACGAGAACGAAGAGGAAATCCGCTTCCCCGAAGAAGGCGACACGGATGGCCTGCCCGATCTTGGGGGTATCAACCTGCAAGGTCGCGAGCATCACGAATAG